A single genomic interval of Heliomicrobium undosum harbors:
- a CDS encoding DUF3854 domain-containing protein — translation MLPIGHPRDEKARIRKELRLHDLCAHLGLPVKRAGNTHFFRCPVHGSEGVMQSCHFQPHAAVDGADLWKCEKCGASGDVFTLIMLVQQVSFPQAIHIAQEFLGKVPARPQIVVTTPTKKAESVSLAPPSLRDAVYCALLSLPQYHLGDAQKAGLLARGFTEADIQRLGYAQSRRTNGIWIAKRISSFTGITDFTGVPGFYRTPHGCWAVKSMNGLLIPVRSVHGKIYAIRVRVPTANGGRVYVWMSSLTDKEGKPRPGGSSPGALLHTAAVPGSQRLWVTEGELKADRASLALQETVVSVPGVGNWAHIPELAAYLRVREVVVAYDRDAGRTETLVAKHRDNMIAALKAQGTPVSIAVWDRKLGKGLDDVLHSHGNGAIQRQPI, via the coding sequence ATGTTGCCGATCGGTCATCCCAGGGATGAGAAGGCGCGCATTCGCAAGGAACTGCGGCTGCACGATCTTTGCGCCCACCTGGGGCTCCCCGTAAAACGAGCGGGAAACACCCACTTCTTCCGCTGCCCCGTTCATGGCAGCGAGGGAGTAATGCAAAGCTGCCACTTCCAGCCCCACGCAGCGGTTGACGGCGCGGATCTATGGAAGTGCGAAAAGTGCGGAGCCAGCGGCGATGTTTTCACCCTGATCATGCTGGTTCAGCAGGTCAGCTTTCCGCAGGCAATACATATCGCCCAAGAGTTTTTGGGCAAGGTTCCGGCGCGTCCGCAGATCGTGGTGACGACGCCGACCAAAAAAGCGGAATCGGTTTCCCTGGCCCCGCCGTCCCTGCGGGATGCGGTGTACTGCGCCCTGCTCTCGCTCCCCCAGTATCATCTGGGTGACGCGCAAAAAGCGGGCCTGCTGGCGCGGGGCTTTACAGAAGCCGATATCCAACGCCTTGGCTATGCCCAATCCCGGCGCACCAACGGAATCTGGATCGCAAAGAGGATCTCCTCTTTCACCGGCATCACGGACTTCACCGGCGTGCCAGGATTCTACCGGACTCCGCATGGGTGCTGGGCGGTCAAGAGCATGAACGGCCTTTTGATTCCTGTCCGGAGCGTGCACGGCAAGATTTACGCCATCCGTGTGCGGGTACCCACCGCAAACGGCGGCCGGGTCTACGTCTGGATGTCCTCGTTGACAGACAAGGAAGGAAAACCGAGACCGGGCGGCTCGTCACCGGGTGCGTTGCTCCATACGGCTGCTGTGCCGGGAAGCCAGCGCCTCTGGGTGACCGAAGGAGAACTGAAAGCGGACCGGGCATCGCTGGCGCTTCAAGAAACAGTCGTCAGCGTTCCCGGCGTGGGGAACTGGGCGCATATCCCGGAACTGGCCGCCTACCTGCGGGTCCGGGAAGTCGTCGTTGCCTATGACCGGGATGCAGGCCGGACAGAGACGCTGGTGGCAAAGCACCGGGACAACATGATCGCCGCCTTGAAGGCGCAGGGGACTCCGGTTTCCATCGCTGTCTGGGACCGGAAGCTCGGTAAGGGGCTGGATGATGTCCTGCACAGTCACGGAAATGGCGCCATCCAGCGGCAGCCGATATAA